One Echinicola strongylocentroti DNA window includes the following coding sequences:
- a CDS encoding sulfatase-like hydrolase/transferase, which yields MMFINEVGPSGQFQKGLVILFCILLCPDALLLAQSTDRPNVIFVMPDDISHHAFSYYNEDGPQTPHIDGFAQEAVRLTDFHVSPSCSPTRAALLTGRPSNVVGVWHTINGRNMMRADEITMADIFKANGYATGLFFKWHLGDNYPFRPKDRGFEYVAWIKGGGTGQQPDYWGNTNRSASMWVNDQLVKMTDEDDGIEGAFTTNFFMNRAMDFMEENIRQNKPFFAYIPLGTAHAPHVMPPDARKGVSAKTGTIENIDKNFGRLLEFLEDKGIADNTILVFTTDNGSGTHLRGGKGSNYDGGTRVPCFVRWENGQLGGEGKGRELALLTAHIDWLPTFMDMLDLDDEEGRPAKLKIRGRSFRPFLDEDPTNDPVDYKNRAVTINDMWTEFPEKYKKLSVKKDEWDGDVITHKWRLVRTNSESDWELYDVLEDEVQQNDIIDHPAYEEIVGELKEEYEKWWQLVDERSSEYTRIIIGNPAEPVSDLHAHDFHGTVIWSQGDVKKGAEGSGFIAVEFDKTGTYTFDLRRWPKEIAAETTLTSAGPGEALDISSARIKIWNGDQVYVDKSKEADPDADGVHFTIDDLPKGPAFIQTWFYDEAGEMEGAVYYNYAQVHNQGFPLSN from the coding sequence ATGATGTTTATAAACGAAGTAGGACCAAGTGGGCAATTCCAAAAAGGGTTGGTAATCCTTTTTTGTATATTATTATGCCCTGATGCGCTGTTATTGGCCCAGTCAACTGATCGGCCCAATGTTATCTTTGTGATGCCCGATGACATCAGTCATCATGCATTTTCTTATTACAACGAAGATGGTCCCCAGACTCCTCATATTGATGGTTTTGCTCAGGAGGCTGTTCGCTTGACGGATTTTCATGTATCACCAAGCTGTTCACCAACACGTGCGGCACTTTTGACGGGTAGACCGAGTAATGTAGTAGGGGTGTGGCATACCATTAATGGACGTAATATGATGCGTGCTGATGAAATTACCATGGCAGATATCTTTAAAGCCAATGGATACGCTACAGGTTTGTTTTTTAAATGGCATTTAGGCGATAATTATCCTTTTCGCCCAAAAGATCGAGGTTTTGAGTATGTAGCTTGGATCAAAGGTGGAGGTACAGGCCAACAGCCTGATTACTGGGGCAATACCAATAGAAGTGCCAGCATGTGGGTGAATGACCAGTTGGTCAAAATGACCGATGAAGATGATGGAATCGAAGGAGCCTTCACTACCAACTTCTTTATGAACCGGGCCATGGATTTTATGGAAGAAAATATCCGGCAGAACAAACCGTTTTTTGCCTATATACCACTAGGGACAGCCCATGCGCCACATGTAATGCCACCTGATGCCCGTAAGGGTGTAAGCGCCAAGACTGGAACGATCGAGAATATAGACAAGAATTTTGGTCGCTTATTGGAGTTTTTGGAAGATAAAGGCATTGCAGACAATACCATTTTGGTCTTTACCACTGATAATGGGTCCGGCACTCACCTGCGGGGTGGTAAAGGATCCAATTATGATGGAGGCACACGAGTTCCTTGTTTCGTCAGGTGGGAAAATGGCCAACTTGGTGGCGAAGGTAAAGGAAGAGAATTGGCCCTTCTGACGGCACATATCGATTGGTTACCCACGTTTATGGATATGCTAGACCTGGATGATGAGGAAGGACGACCCGCAAAACTCAAGATACGAGGTAGGAGCTTTAGGCCTTTTTTGGATGAAGATCCCACCAATGATCCAGTGGACTATAAAAACAGGGCCGTCACCATTAATGACATGTGGACTGAGTTTCCCGAAAAATACAAAAAGCTTTCGGTGAAAAAAGACGAGTGGGATGGCGATGTCATTACGCACAAGTGGCGGTTGGTACGTACCAATAGTGAGTCCGATTGGGAGCTGTATGATGTGCTTGAAGATGAAGTGCAGCAAAATGATATCATCGATCATCCTGCCTATGAGGAGATTGTGGGTGAGCTGAAGGAGGAATATGAAAAATGGTGGCAGCTTGTGGATGAAAGATCGAGTGAATATACGAGGATCATTATAGGAAATCCTGCCGAACCAGTTAGTGATCTTCATGCCCATGATTTTCACGGTACGGTGATCTGGAGCCAAGGAGATGTGAAAAAGGGAGCAGAAGGCAGTGGCTTCATTGCAGTGGAATTTGATAAAACGGGTACCTATACGTTTGATCTTCGTCGGTGGCCAAAGGAAATTGCAGCAGAAACCACTTTGACCTCAGCAGGTCCTGGAGAAGCCCTGGACATATCCAGTGCGAGGATTAAGATCTGGAATGGCGATCAAGTATATGTCGATAAGAGCAAAGAAGCTGATCCGGATGCAGATGGCGTGCATTTCACCATTGATGATTTACCAAAAGGGCCTGCCTTTATCCAAACTTGGTTTTACGATGAAGCAGGAGAAATGGAAGGTGCGGTTTATTATAATTATGCTCAGGTTCATAACCAAGGTTTTCCTTTGTCCAACTGA
- a CDS encoding RNA polymerase sigma-70 factor, whose amino-acid sequence MNTVHLKDILRKMVDNNDEKAFSVFFDHYHTRMINMSMLFVQNFDLAEEVVSEVLLKLLQKKERLLKIENFEGYLFKMVKNYSLNKLKFHKKESKHLRVDDIQDFLIPDTSDPEKDLINCHLGDFLDEVIQKLPPKRRMVFKLIKEENMSYSETAALLEISVKTVDVHLSLAIKELRKRLKVFYDEHQEKIPMSRQRFLSIFL is encoded by the coding sequence ATGAATACGGTTCATCTTAAGGATATCTTGAGAAAGATGGTGGATAATAATGATGAAAAGGCATTTTCTGTTTTTTTTGACCATTATCATACACGAATGATCAACATGTCCATGCTTTTTGTTCAAAACTTTGATCTAGCCGAAGAGGTAGTTTCGGAGGTGTTATTAAAGCTCCTGCAAAAAAAGGAGCGATTGCTTAAAATTGAAAATTTTGAAGGGTACTTGTTTAAGATGGTGAAAAACTACTCTTTAAATAAGCTGAAATTTCATAAGAAGGAAAGTAAACATTTACGGGTTGATGATATTCAAGATTTTCTGATACCAGACACTTCAGATCCAGAGAAAGACCTGATCAACTGCCATTTAGGAGATTTTTTAGATGAGGTTATCCAAAAGTTACCTCCAAAAAGGAGAATGGTTTTTAAGCTGATCAAAGAAGAAAATATGAGCTATAGTGAAACTGCAGCGTTGTTGGAAATCTCCGTAAAAACCGTAGATGTGCATTTGAGTTTGGCCATAAAGGAACTCCGCAAAAGGCTTAAGGTATTTTATGACGAACACCAAGAAAAAATACCCATGTCCCGACAGCGATTTTTATCTATCTTTTTGTAA
- a CDS encoding FecR family protein, translating to MENRKDIDLKIARCLQGEASEDEKREVDSWAKQSEQNEYEYERLRAYWKKPIRDPQLVNHEEQKAQIWQSFLEQQEDIPQRKTSRGWLRMVAAFLLLACGSFLFYQSDYIFQKADPDSPLWITKANQKGQKSQIQLPDGSKVWLNADSKISYQEVFSDTARVIQLGGEAFFDVVRDSLRPFIVTTEGLNVRVLGTQFNVEAFEGERDITVSLLEGAVEVHSSEEDSNEGISIQPENGISFIKQENIFQRFSKSSHKEKFNKAISWKEGVLIFEGVDMSVFIQEISRWYGVSVVVKGTPTDDWDLKGQFNNEYLSNILEAVSYSKGFEYEIEDKLVTLTFDNNQKR from the coding sequence ATGGAAAACCGTAAAGACATAGACCTAAAAATAGCCCGATGTTTACAAGGCGAAGCTTCAGAGGATGAAAAAAGAGAAGTTGATTCTTGGGCGAAACAGTCTGAGCAGAACGAGTATGAATACGAACGTCTACGTGCATACTGGAAGAAGCCAATAAGGGATCCCCAACTGGTAAACCATGAAGAGCAAAAGGCCCAAATATGGCAATCCTTCCTAGAGCAGCAGGAAGATATTCCTCAAAGAAAAACTTCCAGAGGCTGGTTAAGGATGGTGGCTGCATTTTTACTGTTAGCTTGCGGGTCATTCCTCTTCTATCAGTCTGATTATATCTTTCAGAAAGCCGATCCTGATAGTCCTTTATGGATCACCAAGGCCAACCAAAAAGGCCAAAAGTCACAAATTCAACTTCCGGATGGATCAAAAGTATGGTTAAATGCCGATAGTAAGATCAGTTATCAAGAAGTGTTTTCAGATACGGCGAGAGTGATACAGCTAGGTGGAGAGGCATTTTTTGATGTCGTAAGAGACAGTCTTCGCCCATTCATCGTGACCACAGAAGGGCTCAATGTGCGTGTTTTGGGCACTCAATTCAATGTCGAAGCTTTTGAAGGTGAAAGGGATATTACAGTTTCGCTATTAGAAGGTGCGGTAGAAGTCCATTCATCTGAAGAAGACTCCAACGAGGGGATCTCCATCCAGCCAGAAAACGGTATTTCTTTTATAAAACAGGAGAATATTTTTCAGCGATTTTCAAAATCCTCCCATAAAGAAAAATTCAATAAGGCCATTTCATGGAAAGAGGGTGTTTTGATATTTGAAGGGGTAGACATGTCGGTTTTTATACAAGAAATAAGCCGTTGGTATGGAGTGTCAGTTGTAGTGAAGGGGACACCAACAGATGACTGGGACTTAAAAGGACAATTCAATAATGAGTACCTGAGCAATATCCTTGAAGCGGTAAGCTACAGTAAAGGCTTCGAATATGAAATAGAGGATAAGCTAGTGACTTTGACCTTCGATAACAATCAAAAGAGATAG